From Pararhizobium capsulatum DSM 1112, the proteins below share one genomic window:
- a CDS encoding calcium-binding protein, which translates to MAINNANGTASADTIYLTLPGNDINGLGGNDTILPSVSAGYTLIDGGDGIDLLSFELYTSGVRFFFDAVGFASTVEANDDTSHLLSQFFNIENARGTKFADEIWGNEADNVFWGGDGNDSLIGGEGNDTLDGGTGGDDMYGGMGDDTYFVDNSSDLVDEDNFEAYGIDTVRASISFSLANTEVVFGEVENLTLLGSGNINGTGNDWDNVIIGNAGANKINGKEGVDTMSGGAGNDTYVVDGELDIVDEKNNGGGGTDTVQSSVSFSLANSATVLGTFENLTLIGTDNTDGTGNSLNNAITGNAGANKLNGKGGVDTMTGGAGNDTYYVDKAGDVVVETSTGGTSDWVATSVSYALSSSAYVEKLSTTSSSGTAAINLTGNGITQTITGNAGANKIDGKGGADTMRGGGGNDTYIVDNAGDVIVESSTGGTSDWVATSVSYALSSSAYVEKLSTTSSASTTAINLTGNSIAQAITGNAGANIINGSGGNDTLIGGGGNDKLTGGAGNDTFLFNSAVSATTNVDKISDFNVAADTIRLENAIFIALTALGTLASGAFASNSTGLAGDSSDRIIYEKDTGELYYDANGSGAGGGIHFATLTGNLSLTNADFFVI; encoded by the coding sequence ATGGCAATAAACAATGCGAACGGCACTGCATCCGCCGACACCATCTACCTTACACTGCCAGGAAACGATATTAATGGCTTGGGTGGAAACGACACAATTCTTCCGTCCGTGTCCGCCGGATATACACTCATCGACGGTGGAGACGGCATCGATCTCTTGTCGTTTGAGCTTTACACTTCCGGGGTGAGGTTCTTTTTCGATGCGGTCGGTTTTGCGAGCACTGTTGAGGCCAATGACGACACTTCTCATCTCCTGAGCCAATTCTTCAACATCGAGAATGCAAGGGGAACCAAGTTTGCCGATGAAATTTGGGGCAACGAGGCCGACAACGTGTTCTGGGGCGGAGACGGCAACGACTCGCTTATCGGTGGCGAAGGCAACGACACCCTAGACGGTGGCACGGGTGGGGACGACATGTACGGGGGTATGGGTGATGACACCTATTTCGTCGATAACTCCTCCGATTTGGTCGACGAAGATAATTTCGAGGCTTATGGGATAGACACCGTGCGGGCGTCGATCAGTTTCAGCCTGGCCAACACCGAGGTCGTCTTTGGGGAAGTCGAGAACCTGACGCTGCTCGGGTCCGGCAACATCAACGGCACGGGCAATGACTGGGATAACGTCATCATCGGCAATGCTGGCGCCAACAAGATCAATGGCAAGGAAGGCGTCGATACGATGAGCGGCGGCGCCGGCAACGACACCTACGTGGTCGACGGCGAATTGGATATCGTGGACGAGAAGAATAATGGCGGCGGTGGAACCGACACAGTACAGTCATCTGTCAGCTTCAGCTTGGCTAATTCTGCCACTGTATTGGGAACATTCGAGAACCTGACCCTGATCGGCACTGACAACACCGATGGCACGGGAAATTCGCTAAACAATGCAATCACCGGAAATGCCGGCGCCAATAAGCTCAACGGCAAGGGCGGCGTCGACACGATGACCGGCGGCGCGGGCAATGACACCTATTATGTCGACAAAGCCGGCGATGTCGTCGTAGAGACATCGACCGGCGGCACGTCCGACTGGGTCGCGACGAGCGTCAGTTATGCGCTTTCATCGTCGGCCTATGTCGAGAAGTTGTCGACGACATCGAGTTCAGGCACGGCAGCGATCAACCTGACCGGGAACGGGATTACCCAGACCATTACCGGTAACGCCGGCGCCAACAAAATCGATGGTAAGGGCGGCGCTGATACGATGCGCGGTGGCGGCGGCAACGACACCTACATCGTCGACAATGCCGGTGATGTCATTGTTGAAAGCTCGACAGGTGGTACGTCCGACTGGGTCGCCACGAGCGTCAGTTACGCGCTTTCTTCTTCGGCTTATGTCGAGAAGCTGTCGACGACGTCGAGTGCCAGCACGACGGCGATCAACCTCACCGGCAACAGCATCGCCCAAGCGATTACTGGCAACGCGGGCGCCAACATCATCAACGGCAGCGGTGGCAATGACACACTAATTGGCGGCGGCGGCAACGACAAACTGACGGGCGGTGCAGGCAATGACACCTTCCTGTTCAACAGTGCCGTGAGTGCGACCACGAATGTCGACAAGATCAGTGATTTCAATGTCGCCGCCGACACGATCCGCCTGGAGAACGCCATTTTCATCGCTCTGACCGCTCTGGGTACGCTCGCTTCCGGTGCCTTTGCGTCCAATTCGACCGGTCTTGCCGGCGACAGCAGCGACCGCATCATCTACGAGAAGGACACTGGCGAACTCTACTATGATGCCAATGGGAGCGGCGCTGGCGGGGGCATCCATTTCGCCACCCTGACCGGCAACCTATCACTCACCAACGCGGATTTCTTCGTGATCTGA
- a CDS encoding FAD-containing oxidoreductase — MTEYDAIFIGAGQAGPFLAARMAADGQKVALIERKFLGGTCVNAGCMPTKTLVASAHAAAAARRAASFGVIFRGPIDVDMTVVKARAEKVTLDARKALTEWLGSFDSMSVIYGHALLEDQRTVVVNSEKLTAPRIFINVGARPTIPAFPGINEVDYFTSTSILQLCSVPEHLVVIGGSYIGLEFAQMYRRFGAKVTVIERGPRLLSREDDDVSCAVEEILRSEGVATHTSASGFSFRRDGDGVEVRFSKDTLVHGSHLLLAVGRTPNTDDLGLASAGVRIDDRGFIEVNDRLETSVAGIWALGDCNGRGAFTHTSYNDYEISAANLLDGDNRKLSDRIPAYALYIDPPLGRVGMTEDEARRSGKSILVSARPMSRVGRAVEKGETAGFMKLIADADTKQILGASVLGVGGDEVIHGIIDAKTAGIPFSDLKWAVPIHPTVSELFPTLIRDLRPM; from the coding sequence ATGACGGAATACGATGCTATTTTCATAGGTGCAGGTCAGGCAGGACCGTTTCTCGCTGCACGTATGGCTGCAGATGGCCAAAAAGTTGCTCTGATCGAGCGCAAATTCCTCGGCGGGACGTGCGTCAATGCTGGGTGCATGCCGACAAAGACCCTTGTCGCCAGCGCCCATGCTGCGGCCGCCGCGAGAAGAGCTGCCAGTTTCGGCGTGATTTTTCGGGGACCGATCGATGTAGACATGACGGTCGTGAAGGCTCGTGCTGAGAAGGTCACCCTCGACGCCCGCAAGGCTCTGACGGAATGGCTGGGTTCGTTTGATTCAATGTCCGTCATTTATGGACATGCCCTGCTTGAAGACCAAAGAACCGTTGTCGTGAATAGCGAAAAGCTGACAGCTCCGAGGATCTTCATCAACGTCGGTGCGCGTCCAACCATTCCAGCATTTCCGGGAATCAACGAGGTCGATTACTTCACGAGCACAAGTATCCTCCAGCTATGCTCCGTTCCAGAGCACCTTGTGGTGATCGGCGGCAGCTACATAGGGCTGGAGTTTGCTCAAATGTATCGCCGTTTCGGCGCCAAGGTCACAGTGATCGAACGCGGCCCTCGTCTGTTATCCCGAGAAGATGACGATGTTTCGTGCGCTGTTGAGGAAATTCTCCGCTCAGAAGGAGTGGCAACACATACGAGCGCGAGCGGTTTCTCGTTCAGAAGAGATGGAGATGGCGTCGAAGTTCGATTTTCGAAGGATACATTGGTTCACGGTAGCCATCTCCTGCTCGCCGTCGGACGGACGCCGAATACCGATGATCTCGGTCTGGCGTCGGCAGGTGTCAGGATCGATGACCGTGGATTCATCGAGGTAAATGATCGTCTGGAAACCAGTGTCGCAGGGATATGGGCGTTGGGTGACTGTAACGGACGCGGTGCCTTCACGCATACTTCATACAACGACTACGAGATCTCCGCTGCCAATCTTCTCGATGGTGATAACCGAAAGCTTTCGGACCGCATTCCCGCATACGCGCTCTACATCGACCCTCCCTTGGGCCGCGTCGGGATGACAGAGGACGAGGCGCGGCGATCTGGTAAGTCGATACTGGTATCAGCCCGCCCCATGAGCCGTGTCGGTCGCGCCGTCGAAAAGGGGGAGACTGCCGGCTTTATGAAGCTCATCGCCGACGCCGACACGAAACAGATTCTTGGCGCTTCCGTTTTGGGGGTCGGGGGCGATGAGGTCATCCACGGGATCATCGACGCCAAAACCGCGGGTATACCGTTTTCAGACTTGAAGTGGGCCGTACCTATTCATCCGACGGTATCGGAGCTCTTCCCCACGCTGATCCGTGACCTGAGACCGATGTGA
- a CDS encoding calcium-binding protein, with amino-acid sequence MVVKLFMSSYSTTGALATLAEGDDVYIADGVNVGSTNDRGVVANFSNHTINVFGNLINAGISIDMEGIASTSNNQITIAEHSKVWSYDSVPVVIHSANSSLDNEGYIKGYWGLAVGSAAAVSTTIVNNDGTIEATDGSVATIYRYFGSADTINITSTGTIKGPGLAYTSQGFGGKENFLNSGVIVGGIKLDGGDDKYDGRLGSVKGIVAGGDGADTLYGGKEGNELHGDGGKDRIYGAGGADKLYGGIEADTFVFNKTSESTMAVRDIIYDFNHVDTIDLHTIDAKSSSSVNDAFTFIGSAAFGGHAGELRYTKSGGNTYVYGDTNGDGATDFSIKIVGLFTMEKGDFLV; translated from the coding sequence ATGGTGGTGAAGCTTTTTATGTCGAGTTACTCGACGACTGGGGCCTTAGCTACGCTCGCCGAGGGGGATGACGTTTATATCGCCGATGGTGTTAATGTTGGCAGTACAAACGACAGGGGCGTCGTTGCCAATTTTTCTAACCATACTATCAACGTTTTTGGCAATCTAATCAATGCCGGTATCTCGATTGATATGGAGGGAATTGCCTCCACTTCGAACAACCAGATAACTATTGCCGAGCATTCCAAGGTTTGGAGCTACGACTCGGTTCCCGTTGTTATTCATTCGGCGAACTCTTCCCTCGACAATGAGGGATATATCAAAGGGTATTGGGGTTTAGCCGTTGGCTCGGCAGCAGCTGTCTCGACAACAATCGTAAACAACGATGGGACGATTGAAGCAACCGATGGTTCAGTTGCAACGATCTATCGTTACTTCGGTAGCGCGGACACCATTAACATAACAAGCACGGGAACGATAAAAGGCCCCGGTTTGGCCTACACCTCTCAAGGCTTCGGCGGAAAGGAAAACTTCCTCAATTCTGGCGTGATCGTTGGGGGTATAAAGCTGGATGGTGGTGACGACAAATACGATGGCCGACTAGGATCGGTGAAGGGCATCGTCGCAGGCGGTGACGGTGCGGACACATTGTACGGTGGCAAGGAAGGAAACGAACTCCACGGCGATGGCGGCAAAGACCGCATTTACGGCGCGGGTGGCGCGGACAAGCTTTATGGTGGCATCGAAGCCGACACGTTCGTGTTTAACAAAACCAGTGAATCCACGATGGCGGTTCGGGACATCATTTATGACTTCAACCACGTCGACACTATCGATCTGCACACTATAGACGCTAAGTCGTCTTCATCGGTCAACGATGCATTCACATTCATAGGCTCGGCTGCCTTCGGCGGACATGCCGGGGAACTCCGGTATACGAAAAGCGGCGGTAACACCTATGTATATGGTGACACCAACGGCGACGGGGCCACTGATTTCAGCATCAAGATTGTCGGCCTTTTCACCATGGAAAAAGGCGATTTCCTGGTGTGA
- a CDS encoding IS701 family transposase, with the protein MTDHNENCVGSSDPVPHILRQWLSSFRPWFTAPSWEHLLVLVMGAILSPGKRTVSSCLRITGRAEAGNFSLYHQLLNRARWNPRTLASRLLSVVVARLVPAGPVIIGMDDTIERRWGPKIAARGIYRDPVRSSHGHFVKASGLRWLSFMVLAPVPWAKCIKALPVLTLLCPSERYDKKRGRKHKLLTDWARQGVLQLCRWLPGRDIIFVGDSSFAVHTLAAALPHKAILITRLRLDASLFAPPDQRHEHTLGRPAQKGMPQPKLKTILHHPKTVWQRITASSWYGRETNKSLDITSSTGLWYRRGTPPKLIRWVLVRDPSGRREPQAFMSTNTDLEPAQIIAYFVRRWQIEVTFAETRAHLGIETQRQWSGNAILRTTPSLLALYSLVTVWAGDVLSQKTRPYAAAWYKKTDLTFTDAMAAVRLVLWSDDLYRHSPSNPEMHKIPPGRLQRMAQALCFAA; encoded by the coding sequence ATGACCGATCATAATGAGAACTGCGTCGGGTCGAGTGATCCTGTTCCGCACATCCTTCGCCAGTGGCTGTCGTCGTTTCGTCCCTGGTTCACGGCACCCAGCTGGGAGCATCTGCTGGTCCTGGTGATGGGCGCGATCCTGTCTCCAGGCAAACGAACAGTATCGTCGTGTTTGCGGATCACCGGCCGCGCCGAGGCCGGCAATTTTTCCCTCTACCATCAGCTGCTTAATCGCGCGCGTTGGAACCCGCGCACACTGGCTTCGCGGCTGCTATCGGTTGTTGTCGCCCGCCTCGTACCTGCTGGCCCTGTCATTATCGGCATGGACGACACCATCGAACGCCGATGGGGACCAAAGATTGCCGCCCGCGGCATCTATCGCGATCCGGTGCGCTCCAGTCACGGTCACTTCGTCAAAGCCAGCGGCTTGCGCTGGCTGAGCTTCATGGTTCTTGCCCCAGTCCCATGGGCCAAATGCATCAAGGCCCTGCCAGTCTTGACGCTGTTATGCCCCTCGGAGCGCTACGATAAGAAAAGGGGACGAAAGCATAAACTGCTGACGGATTGGGCAAGGCAGGGCGTGCTGCAGCTCTGCCGATGGCTACCTGGTCGCGACATCATCTTTGTCGGAGACAGCAGTTTTGCGGTTCACACCCTGGCTGCGGCTCTTCCCCACAAAGCCATCCTCATCACACGCTTGCGCCTGGATGCAAGTCTGTTTGCTCCACCAGACCAACGGCACGAACACACGCTTGGGAGGCCTGCACAAAAGGGCATGCCACAGCCCAAACTGAAGACGATCCTGCACCATCCCAAAACCGTGTGGCAGCGCATTACCGCCTCAAGCTGGTACGGACGAGAAACGAACAAGAGCCTCGATATTACCTCTTCCACCGGGTTATGGTACCGGCGAGGAACGCCGCCAAAGCTAATTCGCTGGGTGTTGGTCCGAGACCCCTCAGGCCGCCGCGAACCGCAGGCGTTCATGAGCACCAATACCGATCTCGAACCAGCTCAGATCATTGCCTACTTCGTTCGGCGCTGGCAAATCGAGGTAACGTTCGCGGAAACACGCGCGCATCTGGGTATCGAAACCCAGCGCCAATGGAGCGGCAACGCTATCCTGCGCACGACACCTTCGCTTCTTGCCCTCTACAGTCTCGTCACGGTATGGGCCGGTGATGTTCTCAGCCAAAAAACGCGCCCCTACGCGGCCGCATGGTACAAGAAAACCGATCTGACATTCACAGATGCAATGGCTGCAGTTCGCCTGGTTTTGTGGAGTGACGATCTTTATCGACACTCACCGTCAAACCCGGAAATGCATAAAATACCTCCCGGACGGCTTCAGCGCATGGCCCAGGCTCTTTGCTTCGCCGCATAA
- a CDS encoding MBL fold metallo-hydrolase, producing the protein MDCGHSKANDESVWTPGGNIGKPIEFSSTCYLIRHGSDILLWDTGVPDDTVNNLADWSTLPKLIVYHLERTITSQLAEIGLKPEDVNFVLVSHTHGDHIGNVRLFPDATVVMQKAEQVARPAEPRPIGKSAVPCEPPSRRRKSHDRRPIRSADATSAGLW; encoded by the coding sequence GTGGACTGCGGACACTCCAAAGCCAACGACGAGTCGGTATGGACGCCGGGGGGAAATATTGGCAAGCCTATCGAGTTTTCATCGACTTGCTACCTCATTCGCCATGGCTCTGATATTCTCCTCTGGGACACTGGGGTACCCGACGACACCGTGAATAATCTGGCAGACTGGTCCACGTTGCCGAAACTCATCGTCTATCATCTCGAGAGGACCATCACCTCGCAACTCGCCGAGATCGGACTGAAGCCTGAAGACGTGAACTTCGTCCTTGTATCGCATACTCATGGCGACCATATTGGAAACGTCAGGCTTTTCCCCGACGCCACTGTCGTCATGCAGAAGGCGGAACAGGTTGCGCGCCCAGCTGAACCTCGCCCAATCGGCAAATCAGCTGTTCCGTGCGAGCCTCCGTCAAGGCGCAGGAAAAGCCACGATCGGCGGCCAATACGCTCGGCCGACGCGACATCGGCCGGCTTGTGGTAG
- a CDS encoding ArsR/SmtB family transcription factor, whose translation MPYHSNPLDLAFHALSDPTRRAVVSRLVEGELPVSTLAEPFDMALPSFAQHLKVLEDCGLIASEKRGRSRWCRLVQARFDEAADWMEERRRWAERLGRLETYLDKTEEDDEGYGKPV comes from the coding sequence ATGCCTTACCATTCAAATCCGCTCGACCTCGCCTTTCACGCTCTCAGCGACCCGACCCGCCGCGCTGTGGTGTCGCGGCTGGTCGAGGGCGAGTTGCCCGTCAGCACCCTCGCCGAGCCTTTCGACATGGCCCTGCCCTCCTTCGCCCAGCATCTCAAGGTACTGGAAGATTGCGGGTTGATCGCAAGCGAGAAGCGCGGGCGCAGCCGATGGTGCCGGTTGGTGCAGGCGCGCTTCGATGAGGCGGCGGACTGGATGGAAGAGCGCCGGCGCTGGGCCGAGCGGTTGGGTCGACTGGAAACCTACCTGGACAAAACCGAAGAGGATGACGAAGGATATGGCAAACCTGTTTGA
- a CDS encoding SRPBCC family protein, with amino-acid sequence MANLFETWSLDREIVLVKLLNHRREKVFAAWMDPKALSEWYGPAGLSIETHEADIREGGVWRFDMVGIFEGQQQRFPNLMRFLQIVPNERIVMDYGTRDPDDPDRFRVTVTFDEQADGKTVLTMRQLHPSAKRRQEVIGFGAVEYGLQTLDGLAVWLAGNAES; translated from the coding sequence ATGGCAAACCTGTTTGAGACATGGTCGCTTGACCGCGAAATCGTGCTGGTGAAGCTGCTCAACCATCGACGCGAGAAGGTCTTTGCCGCGTGGATGGACCCCAAGGCACTTTCCGAATGGTACGGCCCGGCCGGCCTCAGTATCGAGACCCACGAAGCCGATATTCGCGAGGGCGGGGTCTGGCGGTTCGATATGGTGGGCATATTCGAGGGCCAGCAGCAGCGCTTTCCAAACCTCATGCGCTTTCTGCAGATCGTGCCGAACGAGAGGATCGTCATGGACTATGGCACGCGTGATCCTGACGATCCCGACCGTTTCCGCGTCACGGTGACCTTTGATGAACAGGCCGACGGCAAGACTGTGCTGACCATGCGCCAGCTCCACCCCAGCGCTAAGCGGCGTCAAGAGGTCATCGGCTTCGGTGCGGTCGAATACGGGCTGCAGACGCTGGACGGCCTCGCCGTGTGGCTGGCCGGCAACGCGGAATCGTAG
- a CDS encoding enoyl-CoA hydratase/isomerase family protein, whose amino-acid sequence MSATIKTPQLRTTKLSPAYWRVTIDNPPINVMGAAMVQQFQEVIAALETDKDVKVVVFDSAVDHFFLNHSDFLTPIEEITSLPAGPTGLPPWPDFLVRLPRAPVVSIALIRGRATGNGSEITLACDMAFASFERAIISQWEVGVGMVAGGGPMARLPQLIGRNRALEVLLGSEDLTAERAEAMGYVNRAIPDAELDAYVNAFALRIAKFDKWAIANTKRLVNTSLAPEVELGAGWDACIASLGRPAAQEGIKALMDQGFHKPGDIENRLGYHLGQLSR is encoded by the coding sequence GTGAGCGCGACGATCAAAACTCCGCAACTCCGCACAACCAAGCTATCCCCGGCTTACTGGCGCGTGACAATCGACAATCCGCCCATCAACGTCATGGGCGCCGCGATGGTGCAGCAGTTTCAAGAGGTCATCGCTGCTCTGGAAACGGACAAGGACGTCAAGGTCGTGGTCTTCGACAGCGCGGTCGATCATTTTTTCCTCAACCATTCGGATTTTCTGACACCGATCGAAGAGATCACTTCCTTGCCGGCTGGTCCCACCGGACTGCCGCCATGGCCTGATTTTCTAGTTCGCCTCCCTCGCGCTCCCGTTGTATCGATCGCATTGATCCGCGGTCGCGCCACAGGGAACGGTAGCGAGATCACACTGGCCTGCGACATGGCCTTCGCCAGTTTTGAAAGAGCGATTATCTCGCAGTGGGAGGTCGGTGTCGGGATGGTCGCGGGAGGCGGTCCAATGGCTCGTCTGCCCCAGCTTATCGGCAGGAACCGCGCTCTGGAGGTGCTCCTGGGTTCGGAAGACCTCACCGCAGAGCGGGCAGAAGCCATGGGATACGTGAATCGCGCCATACCCGATGCGGAACTTGACGCTTATGTCAACGCGTTTGCGCTCCGCATCGCCAAATTCGACAAGTGGGCGATCGCGAACACTAAGCGACTCGTCAACACAAGTTTGGCGCCGGAGGTCGAACTTGGAGCCGGGTGGGACGCGTGCATCGCGTCTCTCGGCCGGCCTGCGGCGCAAGAGGGCATCAAGGCCTTAATGGACCAGGGGTTTCACAAACCCGGCGATATCGAAAATCGTCTCGGGTACCACCTAGGTCAGCTCTCAAGGTAG
- a CDS encoding SOS response-associated peptidase family protein: MCNLYRMEDKDWVNKWAQDVESMINLMPAYQMNPDQMGPIVRNTLDGRKQLVHARWGLPTPIFVQKKAAEARAGKLRAKGKEVDFDALLKAEPDRGVTNVRKLNLPHWKQWFGIEHRCIVPVTSFAEPDPASKQDGGSTPNAWFARDESKPLMFFAGVHVQGWKSVRKVKDGLTTDDLYGFLTTEPNAVVAPIHEKAMPVLLLTKAETDVWMNAPWDEAMHLARPLHEDALIVASREPYGSSIVTNGGEPITQPSLF; this comes from the coding sequence ATGTGCAATCTGTATCGCATGGAAGACAAAGACTGGGTGAACAAGTGGGCTCAGGATGTCGAGAGCATGATCAACCTGATGCCGGCCTACCAGATGAACCCCGATCAGATGGGACCAATCGTTCGCAACACACTCGACGGCAGGAAGCAGCTCGTGCATGCTCGATGGGGACTGCCAACACCGATCTTTGTTCAGAAGAAAGCGGCCGAGGCGCGGGCCGGGAAGCTACGCGCCAAGGGCAAGGAAGTCGATTTTGACGCGTTGCTGAAAGCCGAGCCAGACAGAGGCGTGACGAACGTCCGCAAACTCAATCTACCTCACTGGAAGCAATGGTTCGGAATTGAGCATCGTTGCATCGTACCGGTCACAAGCTTTGCCGAGCCAGATCCGGCCAGCAAGCAGGATGGTGGCAGCACCCCGAACGCATGGTTCGCACGAGACGAAAGCAAACCGCTGATGTTCTTTGCCGGCGTCCATGTGCAGGGCTGGAAGAGCGTTCGCAAGGTCAAGGACGGGCTCACGACTGATGACCTTTACGGGTTTCTGACGACTGAGCCAAATGCGGTCGTTGCGCCAATCCACGAGAAGGCCATGCCGGTGCTGCTGCTCACGAAGGCAGAAACGGACGTTTGGATGAACGCGCCCTGGGATGAGGCCATGCACCTCGCCCGACCACTTCATGAGGATGCATTGATCGTGGCGTCTCGGGAGCCCTATGGCTCCTCAATCGTCACCAATGGCGGTGAACCGATCACTCAGCCAAGCTTATTTTAG
- a CDS encoding YMGG-like glycine zipper-containing protein — MKKLIIAVGMIGILSSCTQTERGTAIGAGSGAIIGGAVSNSWEGAAIGAVAGGVVGALVGHSQEHRGYCIYRDRYGRRFEAPCR, encoded by the coding sequence ATGAAAAAGCTTATCATTGCGGTTGGAATGATTGGGATTCTCTCGTCATGCACGCAAACAGAACGAGGCACCGCAATCGGTGCAGGCTCCGGCGCAATCATTGGCGGCGCTGTCAGCAATAGCTGGGAAGGCGCGGCTATTGGCGCGGTGGCTGGTGGTGTTGTCGGCGCACTTGTTGGCCACTCCCAGGAACACCGGGGCTATTGCATTTACCGCGATCGCTATGGTCGCCGGTTCGAGGCACCTTGCCGATAG
- a CDS encoding dihydrofolate reductase family protein — protein MVVRVDLMISLDGFATTTDQTPEAPFGEDWPRLVGAYVATRTFRERVFKDTTGAGTTGVDDEYATEYFENVGAEIMGAGMFGLHNFPDDPNWRGWWGDEPPFQVPVFVLTRNPRPSIEMAGGTTFHFLNSTPVDALQQAVRVANGKDVRIGGGPTVVRDYLKAGLVDRLHVAITPILLGRGIRLWDDLGGLEAGYSVKAETAESGTIHVTFQR, from the coding sequence GTGGTAGTTCGTGTCGATCTCATGATCTCGCTAGATGGTTTCGCGACAACGACGGACCAGACGCCCGAAGCCCCGTTCGGCGAGGACTGGCCGCGTCTCGTCGGCGCATATGTTGCAACACGAACGTTTCGTGAGCGCGTGTTCAAGGACACCACGGGAGCAGGGACCACAGGTGTGGACGACGAATACGCGACGGAATATTTCGAGAATGTGGGTGCCGAGATTATGGGCGCTGGAATGTTCGGGCTCCACAACTTTCCCGACGATCCGAACTGGCGTGGCTGGTGGGGCGACGAGCCGCCCTTCCAGGTTCCGGTCTTTGTCCTCACCCGCAACCCACGACCCTCCATAGAGATGGCCGGTGGCACCACTTTCCACTTCCTCAATAGCACACCGGTGGATGCGCTCCAGCAGGCGGTAAGGGTCGCAAATGGCAAGGATGTGAGGATAGGCGGCGGTCCTACCGTCGTCCGCGACTATCTCAAGGCCGGCCTTGTCGATCGCCTTCATGTTGCTATCACGCCGATTTTGCTCGGGCGCGGCATCCGCCTGTGGGACGATCTGGGCGGCCTCGAAGCTGGCTACTCAGTTAAAGCCGAAACGGCTGAGAGCGGCACCATCCACGTCACATTCCAACGATAG